The region TATACTCAATAATTTGATCGCCTACTTGTAATCCTGCCACTTGTGCCGGGGAGTCATCTACTATCGTTCCTAACCTATTAGAATAAATCGTTTCTCCATTGACGAGTCCTACCATAAATAATAAAACAATCGCTAAAATAAAGTTCATTGTTGCTCCCGCTGCCATTGTCGCAAAACGAGCCCATTTAGATTTTGACTCTAAACAACGATCGTATGGAGCAATTTGCTGGGATCCCTTATCAAATACGTAAAAAGCATCATGATCAACTTGATAATGATAAACGTGTTGTTGTTCTGTTTCAATGCTAATCGTTAAGGCTTTATACAAATCAATCTCTGTAATCGTTCCAACTACTAAATCGGTTCTTAATTCCGGATTTAGATAAATTTTTTCAACACAAGCATTTTTTCCAAGTAATAATCCAACTTTTTGTCCCACTTTGACCATTTCTTTTTCGGCTTCTTCCCCAGCCATAGCCACATAACCACCGAGTGGAATAGCACGAATTGAATAAGTCGTTTCTCCCTTTTTCTTGCTCCATACGGCTGGTCCCATACCAATTGAAAACTCATGACATAAAATTCCGACCTTCTTAGCTACAATAAAATGCCCAAGTTCATGAACTAAAATAATAACACCTAGTGCGATAATAAAACTTAAAATTCCTAACATTTATTCACCCTCTATTATTCATATTTTGCTAGAATATCTCGTCTAACCTCTTGATCTAATTGTAAGATTTGTTCAAGTGATGGGTGGTCAATCTTTTGATGTTTGTTTAAGGCCTCCGCAACCACTGTCTCAATTTCTAAGAAGCTAATTTTATTTCGTAAAAACAAATCAACAGCTGCTTCATTTGCGGCATTTAAAACAGTCGGACAGCTCCCCCCTTGCATCCCCGCCTCATATGCCATTTTTAAACATGGGAAACGTTCAAAATCCATTGGCTTAAATTCCAATGTTCCAACTTCTGCTAAATTTAAAGACTTCCCTTGTTTTAAATCCATACGCTCTGGATAGCTCATCGCAAATTGAATCGGAATTCTCATATCAGGCGTTCCTAAATGCGCAATAATACTCGTATCCTCAAATTCAACCATTGAATGGATAATACTTTGGCGATGTAAAATCGTTTCAATTCGTTCATATGGCATGTCAAACAGCCAATGCGCTTCAATGACTTCTAGTCCTTTATTCATCATCGTCGCCGAATCAATCGTAATTTTAGCTCCCATTGACCAGTTAGGATGATTTAAGGCCTGTTCAAGTGTCACTTCTTTTAACATTTCACGGGTATAATCTCTAAACGATCCACCACTGGCTGTAATAATTAGCTTCTTAATCGCCTTAGCATCTTCACCTTGTAAACATTGATAAATAGCTGAATGCTCACTATCCACAGGCAACAGTTTAACACCATGCT is a window of Turicibacter sanguinis DNA encoding:
- the rseP gene encoding RIP metalloprotease RseP, whose translation is MLGILSFIIALGVIILVHELGHFIVAKKVGILCHEFSIGMGPAVWSKKKGETTYSIRAIPLGGYVAMAGEEAEKEMVKVGQKVGLLLGKNACVEKIYLNPELRTDLVVGTITEIDLYKALTISIETEQQHVYHYQVDHDAFYVFDKGSQQIAPYDRCLESKSKWARFATMAAGATMNFILAIVLLFMVGLVNGETIYSNRLGTIVDDSPAQVAGLQVGDQIIEYNGQKVESWDDLINAIDSTTEETTVVIERNNQTKQLVITPNLVDGTPKIGIGVDYEHPLRSEHSLGYAIKYSALQTKNAFMQIFETFKMLFVTKEAGVSDLAGPIGIYTMTSQVVTYGLTSFVIWISFLSVNIGIMNLLPLPALDGGRILFVLIEAVIGRPVDRKVEGYIHAAGLILFLGLFVFVSFNDVLRLFK
- the dxr gene encoding 1-deoxy-D-xylulose-5-phosphate reductoisomerase, producing MKNIYLLGATGSIGTQTLDVIRMHPEAFRLIAFSSGRNIELTKQIIEEFQPAYVSVMEEESAMTLEALYPNVEFGYGAQGLESVATYQTDLGGEDFVVTAVMGSVGLLPTLKAIEMGRNIGIANKETLVTAGHLVMEKAKQHGVKLLPVDSEHSAIYQCLQGEDAKAIKKLIITASGGSFRDYTREMLKEVTLEQALNHPNWSMGAKITIDSATMMNKGLEVIEAHWLFDMPYERIETILHRQSIIHSMVEFEDTSIIAHLGTPDMRIPIQFAMSYPERMDLKQGKSLNLAEVGTLEFKPMDFERFPCLKMAYEAGMQGGSCPTVLNAANEAAVDLFLRNKISFLEIETVVAEALNKHQKIDHPSLEQILQLDQEVRRDILAKYE